One Scylla paramamosain isolate STU-SP2022 chromosome 7, ASM3559412v1, whole genome shotgun sequence DNA window includes the following coding sequences:
- the LOC135102279 gene encoding serine-rich adhesin for platelets-like isoform X3 → MQRMDIPEGAVVQQYKKRPEDPPFLTVGTEVSAKYKGAFCEAKVHKVVKVVKVKVTFKLGLGSTVVSDDLVKGVLKIGAQVKASHPEKNQYVDAIVNKIQDCSQYTVVFDDGDITTLRRTSLCLKSGRHFAESETLDQLPLTHPEHFGTPVGGARRGRRSRQHPEGEESGDEDDVHKRHRSRREEWESDIGKVVCVELGDKKKQKDNWFPGLVVAPTSQDSVKIETKKDYLVRSFQDGRYYTVPKKEASPFNREVGSKVSQSALKIAVEKALLFMTHDELPPHWDRDLLFGMDVSDDDSDRDGSDSDSSDDEPREEKDHFVAQLYKFMEECGAPINSGPTVGSKDLDLYKLFKVVQKLGGFNRVMNQNQWKVVSNKMQLQSLGSQGPNLIKAAYKRYLQSFEEFYRKLGCTMVSNPRGSRTRHRSGRSLIRDCDRTPRTSKKKENDSCDSTEEEGDKKDEEETASPVVVKKADRKKAEKDETKKADDKKDVDKESDKKDSEKRDTEKKKEEGKSGRNVKHEVAKTSEDEPAMTRERSRESAGPRERSRESTASARERSRESTASRERSSREQQSASKDRTREQSSSRDTGSEPTTSMKEKLREPRTPRSEAKTRAAVAARGEGGEVKTRSSSIKEEKEGPEVKTRSSTREEKREKKEPMEADDEEEIEMPQTRSSAKHMEESRERDDPPPSRKTGTPTRKAKGVAERPSANSSVSAVSVAAPASTTTATSSTVTTTTGTSSSGSSGGSNTAGGTVGSTGGSSTSAMTTAVSSSSSSSSSSSSSTTSSMGGTTTRTPTPTLTPTPTPDQDEDDDDEDDSSTNTPTGLGAFGSHAGDKKAKKSKMAKGGPGPPLSAAAAAIEDSAGARKRGRKKKVEGELEPPTGKSLIPAHVPVSVGDKLKVLYGPSAKESKITYEAKVLEVEEEGNAPMYYVHYLGWNTRYDEWIRRPRIAENITWSQNRAKKGRAAATKELKEKKEKEKDTKDTKKEEKESPQTPAATVASPKTISSKRGRPPGGTRERRESDRSEKSDTSCTSNVSGPSTRAARDRSLSQPDSPYSDQRRTRQTGLVESDSEDYESDADTSSEKSRTRSCSDRRNTASLTSSSVSSTVTSEPSTISTTTTATPTVITTTTAKTATSTTASTASDKLPRDTQIKFEAPEVKEEEEEHKPCGKDIDLNAIISEMKGLDKPLKKEEDRSLKETAPRLISPVTPTTTFVPPEKKLGTSPIKPCTTDSLPKKMTESPAKPVTQDSTKLLSPKLESLEDDVYEFKEPEPFDIGEMRARKDVRIKPSIGTVSSEDSDPEGKMKKKGRPRKDMKDGDSDKTESDSDSSSSQSPQKRLILPREVRESPAKRLVAEGSKEAAIPLLPETITNPEKKDAITIATIMSPPRKVLLKRDVPIKVEAVVPPITETKIKSEIPKCPSPKGTSIEAAPKIPLSLKEPVRLHVIPVKAKSVGGIDRPVGAISKPLGPPSHLLTQAVIPVIESKAMAKPVPKQFEVKSDKASLQIKSEDKLEAKVIPFSQRQQHIFPHLLNRPEPSEKLKEVQQRITSPCIHSPPREGVTSTTSTCTSTSTSTSTSTSTSTSTSTSASASTSSSISASISTSTSTSTSESVGHSGSETERSKRESSVEESIEAVVKRARQDQQQQQQQQSGEEGNRSSDKKRRSKKVLSREFVPDTSEESDSDSRLSRPDSDGRVRKVKVISEGGEKGPILSRGQKPMADTGKKSGRRKAGDTTTEEEDGIEDEDEDDDDEDDDDDEDDEDDEDDDGDEEDVAREELGHSTTLAKGKMINKRPDTMGSQDDNTDEDLRHHRKRPRASASATPNRPEEEVETGLGDLLCEETIPPGSPVTHDGSCAEPSPQQHPDVKNEMPFASVPTGSSFGKRGPIPVAGQIAAATACSSSSSVPSVVHQTTTLSSSNSSQSIPPLILPPQPLTSHHQQPHQPQLKPPQQQQQTKHQPLLIPQVHQSCQQKIQHQHHQKSQPQQQMQHQQPQHQVQHQPAPKVQQGQLQHLPVHSQKQQQQQQQTTPLNQKHSPHAPSTMGGQLPGPPLHTQPASSVPAHQHKHGASGGLQQQHQSSTVQHSQSQHNPPVHQHLKVPQQQQQQQQQQQPSTQQYHHHQQQQPPPPPASLPHQQQQQIQKSQQQPHHHHHHHHHHHSQHHHHQPQQQQQQHQQQQQQQQQQQQQQQQQQQQQQQQQQQQQQQQQQQQQQQQQQQQHQQQQQQQHQQHQQQQQQQQQHHHHHHMNQPQAQLKVHHPHHHQHHHQQHHQQQQHLQQHHQQPQQHHHQQQPPPPPPQQQQQSQPSSQQQQRYSPSPTAQRHTPEGDQYFPQEQQYQRLTSRPGGVMSSSLGGPGLPLGTAQPSARIPGQGVTSGGASTSGGAAGRESGGAQNTLIDNTPPTTPESIISNLSDSPRGDNEVAKIDDSSKSGRDSSEVELESLGDNTKIDQFSEDSNTMDSPLGTEPRRRGPLVSAVKRQHEATMGQEGLGDCEGSETEEGNMTPATPKRRRRGPRARASNDPDDDDSSRKGMGQGTCSGRRRRRHSSSRGGLQVDDDTETSGVVSIIPGLQCCQALQI, encoded by the exons aGAATGGATATACCTGAAGGAGCAGTTGTGCAGCAATATAAGAAAAGG CCTGAGGACCCACCCTTCCTGACAGTGGGGACAGAGGTGTCTGCCAAGTACAAAGGTGCTTTCTGTGAAGCAAAGGTGCACAAGGTGGTGAAAGTAGTCAAGGTCAAG GTGACATTTAAGCTTGGCCTTGGGTCAACAGTAGTGTCAGATGACCTGGTGAAGGGGGTGCTGAAAATTGGAGCTCAAGTCAAGGCCAGTCACCCTGAGAAGAACCAATATGTGGATGCCATTGTTAACAAGATTCAGGATTGTAGCCAATACACTGTTG TGTTCGATGATGGTGACATAACAACGCTGAGGCGAACCTCCCTGTGTCTGAAGAGTGGCCGTCACTTTGCTGAGAGCGAAACCCTGGATCAGCTGCCTCTGACTCACCCGGAGCACTTTGGCACTCCAGTGGGAGGTGCTCGAAGAGGCCGCAGGTCGAGACAGCACCC GGAGGGTGAGGAGTCTGGAGATGAGGATGATGTGCACAAGCGGCATCGGTCAAGGCGTGAGGAATGGGAATCAGACATAggaaaggttgtgtgtgtggaactgggtgacaagaaaaaacagaaggacAACTGGTTCCCTGGCCTGGTTGTTGCCCCAACTTCCCAGGACTCTGTCAAGATTGAAACCAAGAAGGACTACCTTGTAAGATCCTTTCAGGATGGCAGATA CTACACTGTTCCCAAGAAGGAAGCATCGCCATTTAACAGGGAGGTTGGGAGCAAAGTGTCTCAAAGTGCCCTCAAGATAGCTGTGGAGAAGGCCCTGCTTTTTATGACTCATGACGAGCTGCCACCACACTGGGACCGTGACCTGCTCTTTGGCATGGATGTGTctgatgatgacagtgacagGGATGGATCAGATTCAGAT AGTTCAGATGATGAaccaagagaagagaaggaccaTTTTGTTGCTCAGCTATATAAGTTTATGGAAGAATGTGGTGCCCCTATTAATAGTGGACCAACTGTGGGCAGCAAGGATTTAGACCTCTACAAACTTTTTAAG GTTGTGCAAAAACTTGGTGGTTTCAACCGAGTAATGAACCAGAACCAGTGGAAGGTTGTATCCAATAAGATGCAGCTGCAGTCCCTTGGTTCTCAGGGTCCTAATCTCATCAAAGCAGCTTATAAGAG GTACCTTCAGAGCTTTGAAGAGTTTTACCGTAAGCTGGGCTGCACCATGGTGAGCAATCCCAGAGGCTCTCGTACAAGACACCGCTCTGGCCGTAGCCTCATCCGGGACTGTGACCGCACCCCACGCACttccaagaaaaaggagaatgacaGTTGTGACTCtactgaggaagagggagacaagaaggatgaggaggagacggCATCACCAGTAGTTGTAAAGAAAGCAGACAGGAAAAAAGCTGAGAAAGATGAAACCAAGAAAGCTGATGATAAGAAAGATGTTGATAAGGAATCTGATAAAAAGGACTCTgaaaagagagacacagagaagaaaaaggaagaaggaaagagtggcaG GAATGTCAAACATGAAGTGGCAAAGACCTCAGAGGATGAACCAGCCATGACCAGGGAGAGGTCCAGGGAGTCAGCAGGGCCACGGGAACGGTCCAGGGAATCCACAGCATCTGCCAGGGAACGGTCAAGGGAGTCCACTGCATCCAGAGAGCGTTCATCAAGGGAGCAACAGTCAGCAAGCAAGGACCGTACTAGAGAGCAGTCAAGCTCTAGGGACACTGGATCAGAGCCAACAACGTCCATGAAGGAGAAGCTTAGGGAACCAAGGACACCACGGTCAGAGGCCAAGACAAGAGCTGCTGTGGCAGCCAGGGGTGAGGGTGGAGAGGTGAAGACACGGTCAAGCAGCatcaaggaggagaaggaagggccAGAGGTGAAGACTCGCTCCAGCaccagggaagagaagagggagaaaaaggagccAATGGAGgcagatgatgaagaagaaatagaaatg CCACAAACCCGGTCCTCTGCAAAGCACATGGAAGAAAGCCGTGAGAGGGATGATCCACCCCCGTCCAGGAAGACAGGGACCCCCACCAGGAAAGCAAAAGGTGTAGCTGAACGTCCCAGTGCTAACAGTTCAGTCTCCGCTGTATCTGTAGCTGCCCCAGCatccaccactactgccaccagcTCCActgttaccactaccactgggaccagcagcagtggtagtagtggtggcagtaataCAGCCGGGGGAACAGTAGGCTCCACTGGTGGAAGTTCTACATCTGCTATGACTACAGCtgtatcttcatcttcttcttcctcctcttcctcctcatcctccaccacctcttccatgGGTGGCACCACCACCCGCACACCTACCCCCACCCTCACCCCAACCCCAACCCCAGAccaggatgaggatgatgatgatgaagatgactcAAGTACCAACACCCCCACTGGTCTGGGTGCTTTTGGCAGCCATGCTGGTGATAAGAAGGCTAAGAAGAGCAAGATGGCTAAAGGAGGACCTGGGCCACCTCTatccgcagcagcagcagcaattgaGGACTCGGCAGGTGCAAGAAAACGTGGtcgaaaaaagaaagtggaagggGAGCTGGAGCCTCCCAC AGGGAAGTCCCTCATTCCTGCCCATGTGCCAGTGAGTGTGGGTGACAAACTGAAGGTTCTTTATGGACCCAGTGCCAAGGAGTCCAAGATCACATATGAAGCTAAG GtcttggaggtggaggaggaaggtaatgcCCCCATGTACTACGTTCATTACCTGGGCTGGAACACAAGGTACGATGAATGGATCAGGCGGCCACGCATTGCTGAGAACATCACCTGGTCGCAGAACCGAGCCAAGAAGGGCCGGGCTGCTGCCACCAAGGAacttaaggaaaagaaagagaaggaaaaggacacaAAGGAtactaaaaaagaagaaaaggagtcg CCACAGACTCCAGCAGCAACTGTTGCTTCTCCAAAGACCATTTCCAGCAAGCGAGGCCGCCCACCTGGGGGGAcacgagaaaggagagagagtgaccGCAGTGAAAAAAGTGATACAAGCTGTACCAGTAATGTGTCAGGGCCCAGTACTCGGGCTGCTAGGGACCGGAGCCTTTCCCAGCCTGATAGTCCCTATTCAGACCAACGAAGAACCAGACAAACTG GGCTTGTAGAAAGTGATAGTGAAGACTATGAATCTGATGCAGACACAAGCTCAGAAAAGTCTCGTACCCGTTCCTGCTCAGACCGACGCAATACTGCATCACTCACATCCTCCTCTGTGTCTTCCACTGTGACCTCAGAGCCTTCCACCATCAGCACAACTACCACTGCCACCCCTACtgttatcactaccaccactgctaaaACTGCCACTTCCACCACAGCTTCCACTGCCAGTGACAAGCTTCCTCGGGATACCCAGATAAAGTTTGAGGCACCcgaggttaaggaggaggaggaggagcacaaacCATGTGGGAAAGATATTGACCTGAATGCTATCATCTCAGAAATGAAAGGTCTCGACAAACcactgaaaaaggaagaagatcgTAGCTTAAAGGAAACTGCTCCAAGATTGATATCCCCTGTGACGCCTACGACAACCTTTGTGCCACCAGAGAAGAAGTTAGGCACATCCCCCATTAAGCCATGCACAACAGACAGTCTTCCAAAGAAAATGACAGAGTCCCCAGCCAAACCTGTGACCCAGGACTCCACCAAACTGTTGTCACCCAAACTGGAGAGCCTAGAAGATGATGTTTATGAGTTTAAGGAGCCAGAACCTTTTGATATTGGTGAGATGCGGGCACGGAAGGATGTGAGGATCAAACCCAGCATAGGAACAGTGTCTTCTGAGGATAGTGACCCTGAAggcaagatgaagaagaaaggaagaccaaGGAAGGACATGAAGGATGGAGATAGTGACAAGACAGAATCAGATAGTGACAGTTCCAGTTCCCAGAGTCCACAGAAACGACTCATTCTACCACGGGAGGTCAGAGAATCACCAGCAAAGCGACTTGTTGCAGAGGGAAGCAAAGAAGCTGCCATCCCACTTCTTCCAGAAACAATTACAAATCCAGAGAAGAAGGATGCTATTACTATTGCCACTATCATGTCTCCACCCCGGAAAGTCTTACTGAAGAGAGATGTTCCTATCAAAGTGGAAGCAGTGGTCCCACCCATAACAGAAACCAAAATCAAGTCAGAGATTCCTAAATGCCCATCTCCCAAAGGAACCTCAATTGAAGCAGCTCCAAAAATTCCTCTGTCCTTAAAAGAACCAGTTAGGCTGCATGTGATTCCAGTAAAGGCAAAGTCTGTTGGAGGAATAGATCGACCAGTGGGGGCCATTTCCAAACCTCTTGGTCCACCCTCACACCTTCTCACTCAGGCTGTAATACCTGTTATAGAATCGAAAGCCATGGCAAAGCCTGTACCCAAGCAGTTTGAAGTCAAGAGTGACAAAGCATCGCTTCAGATCAAAAGTGAAGACAAACTTGAAGCTAAGGTAATACCCTTCTCACAAAGGCAACAACATATATTCCCACACCTTCTAAACCGACCAGAACCTTCAGAGAAGCTGAAGGAGGTGCAGCAAAGAATTACATCTCCTTGTATTCACTCTCCTCCCAGAGAAGGTGTTACATCCACTACCTCCACTTGCACCTCTACTTCTACCTCCACCTCTACCTCtacatccacctccacctccacctctacctCTGCCTCTGCTTCTACCTCTAGTTCCATCTCAGCCTCCATATCCACTTCCACTTCCACTTCTACATCAGAATCTGTAGGGCATAGTGGTTCAGAAACTGAGAGGTCCAAGAGGGAAAGTTCAGTGGAGGAAAGCATTGAGGCTGTGGTGAAAAGAGCACGGCAagaccaacagcagcagcagcaacaacaatcaggggaagaaggaaacagaagttCAGATAAGAAACGGAGATCAAAGAAGGTGTTAAGCAGAGAGTTTGTTCCAGACACTTCCGAAGAGTCAGACTCTGACAGTCGCCTGTCAAGACCTGACTCAGAtgggagagtgaggaaagtTAAGGTGATctcagagggaggggagaaaggaccAATCCTCAGCAGGGGACAGAAGCCCATGGCAGACACAGGAAAaaagagtggaagaagaaaagcaggtgATACtaccacagaggaggaggatggcattgaggatgaagatgaggatgatgatgatgaagatgatgatgatgatgaggatgatgaggatgatgaggatgatgatggggACGAAGAGGATGTTGCTCGTGAAGAATTAGGTCATTCAACAACCTTGGCAAAGGGCAAGATGATTAATAAGAGACCAGATACAATGGGCAGTCAGGATGATAATACAGATGAGGACCTTAGGCACCACCGTAAGAGGCCAAGAGCTTCAGCCTCAGCCACACCCAATCGAccagaagaggaagtagaaacTGGGCTAGGGGATCTCTTGTGTGAGGAGACCATCCCCCCAGGTAGCCCTGTAACACATGATGGCTCCTGTGCAGAGCCCAGCCCACAGCAGCACCCTGATGTGAAAAATGAGATGCCTTTTGCTAGTGTCCCTACTGGCAGTAGCTTTGGGAAGAGAGGGCCTATCCCAGTTGCAGGACAAATTGCTGCAGCAACagcctgttcctcctcctcttctgtgccCTCTGTGGTTCACCAAACCACAACATTGTCCTCTTCCAACTCCTCCCAGTCCATTCCACCACTCATCTTACCTCCACAACCCCTCACCAGCCACCACCAACAGCCTCACCAGCCACAGTTGAAGCCAcctcagcagcaacagcaaactAAGCACCAGCCATTGCTCATCCCTCAAGTACACCAGTCCTGTCAGCAGAAGATtcagcatcagcatcaccaAAAGTCACAACCACAGCAACAAATGCAGCatcaacaaccacaacaccaaGTACAGCACCAACCTGCACCCAAGGTACAGCAGGGTCAACTTCAGCATCTTCCCGTACACTctcagaagcagcagcagcagcaacagcagacaACCCCTCTGAACCAGAAGCACTCCCCTCATGCCCCATCCACCATGGGTGGCCAACTGCCTGGCCCACCATTgcacacacagccagccagcagtGTGCCAGCTCACCAGCACAAGCATGGTGCATCAGGAGggttgcagcagcagcaccaaagCTCAACAGTACAGCATTCACAATCTCAACATAATCCTCCTGTTCATCAGCATTTGAAGgtgccacagcagcagcagcaacagcaacaacagcaacagccaTCAACAcaacagtatcatcatcatcaacaacaacagccaccaccaccaccagcatcattgccacatcaacagcaacagcagatACAAAAGTCCCAACAGcagccacaccatcaccatcaccatcatcaccatcaccactctcagcatcatcaccatcagccacaacaacaacagcaacaacaccaacaacaacaacagcagcagcagcagcagcagcagcagcagcagcagcagcaacaacaacaacaacaacaacaacaacaacaacaacaacaacagcagcagcagcagcaacagcaacagcagcagcagcaacaccagcaacagcagcagcagcaacaccagcaacaccagcaacaacaacagcaacaacaacaacaccatcaccaccaccacatgaatCAACCTCAGGCACAACTCAAGGtacatcaccctcaccaccaccaacaccaccaccagcaacaccatcaacaacagcagcatctacaacagcaccaccagcagccacagcagcatcatcaccagcagcaaccaccaccacctcccccacaacagcagcagcagtcgcagccatcatcacaacaacagcagcggtactccccctcccccactgcACAGCGTCATACTCCAGAGGGCGATCAGTATTTCCCTCAGGAGCAACAGTATCAACGTCTCACATCCAGACCTGGGGGAGTCATGTCCAGCAGTCTTGGTGGTCCTGGTCTTCCTCTTGGGACTGCCCAACCCTCAGCAAGGATTCCTGGCCAGGGAGTTACCTCAGGGGGAGCCTCCACTTCAGGGGGTGCTGCAGGAAGGGAGTCTGGTGGTGCTCAGAACACTCTTATAGACAACACTCCTCCTACCACCCCAGAGAGTATAATTTCCAACCTCTCAGACTCTCCTAGAGG GGACAACGAAGTTGCCAAAATTGATGACTCCAGTAAATCAGGAAGAGATTCTTCAGAAGTTGAGCTTGAGAGTTTAGGAGACAACACCAAGATTGATCAATTTTCTGAAG ACTCGAACACAATGGACAGCCCCTTAGGCACTGAGCCACGGCGGCGAGGTCCCCTAGTGAGTGCTGTGAAGCGGCAGCATGAGGCAACAATGGGTCAGGAAGGGCTTGGTGATTGTGAGGGctcagaaacagaagaaggaaacatGACACCCGCCACACCAAAGAGGCGGAGGCGAGGACCCAGGGCAAGGGCAAGCAATGAtccagatgatgatgattcctCCAGGAAGGGGATGGGTCAGGGCACCTGCTCaggacggcggcggcggcggcattcTTCATCACGTGGAG GCCTACAAGTTGATGATGATACTGAGACAAGTGGGGTTGTCAGCATTATCCCTGGCCTGCAGTGCTGCCAGGCGCTCCAGATATAA